A DNA window from Barnesiella intestinihominis YIT 11860 contains the following coding sequences:
- the dnaJ gene encoding molecular chaperone DnaJ, whose amino-acid sequence MEKRDYYEVLGVAKNATAEEIKKAYRKKAIQYHPDKNPGNKEAEEKFKEAAEAYEVLSDADKRARYDQFGHQGLGGAAGGGFSGGGMSMEDIFSHFGDIFGGGFGGFEGFGGGSRGGRRHVNKGSDLRVKVKLTLKEIATGVEKKIKVPKYVSCSHCNGTGAENGTAYTTCSKCNGSGVVTRVQQTFLGAMQSTTTCPDCGGEGRIITKKCPHCAGEGIVREEEVITLNIPAGVSEGMQLSMAGKGNAARHGGVNGDLLILIEEEPHPDLLRDENDLIYNLLLDLPTAVLGGSIEVPTLDGKARIKVDPGTQPGKIFRLRGKGLPSVNRYGVGDLIVNVSVYIPENLNASEKKHFEDLKTAPNIQPTLTAKQRIFSKLRHMFE is encoded by the coding sequence ATGGAAAAAAGAGATTATTATGAAGTGCTGGGTGTCGCTAAAAATGCGACGGCCGAGGAGATAAAAAAGGCATACCGTAAAAAAGCTATCCAATATCACCCGGATAAGAACCCCGGAAACAAAGAGGCTGAGGAAAAGTTTAAAGAGGCTGCCGAAGCGTATGAAGTATTGAGTGATGCGGATAAGCGGGCTCGTTACGACCAGTTCGGGCATCAAGGGTTAGGTGGTGCTGCCGGTGGCGGTTTCAGTGGCGGCGGTATGTCTATGGAGGATATTTTCTCGCATTTCGGCGATATTTTCGGTGGTGGATTCGGCGGATTCGAAGGCTTCGGGGGCGGCTCACGAGGGGGACGTCGTCATGTCAATAAAGGTTCGGATTTACGAGTAAAGGTGAAACTGACATTGAAAGAGATCGCTACCGGTGTCGAGAAAAAAATAAAGGTTCCTAAGTATGTGAGCTGTTCTCATTGTAACGGTACGGGTGCAGAGAACGGTACGGCTTATACGACGTGTTCGAAATGTAACGGGTCGGGAGTAGTGACACGGGTACAACAGACTTTTCTCGGAGCTATGCAATCGACGACTACGTGTCCCGACTGCGGTGGAGAGGGCCGTATTATTACGAAGAAGTGTCCGCATTGTGCTGGGGAAGGTATCGTACGTGAAGAAGAGGTAATCACGTTGAATATTCCGGCCGGGGTATCCGAAGGTATGCAACTCTCTATGGCGGGCAAAGGGAATGCTGCTCGTCATGGCGGTGTGAATGGTGATTTGTTGATTTTAATCGAAGAGGAACCGCATCCCGATTTACTGCGCGACGAGAACGATTTGATATATAATTTGCTGCTCGATTTGCCGACTGCCGTATTGGGCGGTTCTATCGAAGTTCCTACTCTTGATGGTAAGGCTCGTATAAAAGTGGATCCCGGTACTCAACCCGGAAAAATATTCCGGCTTAGGGGAAAAGGATTGCCTTCGGTCAATCGTTATGGAGTAGGTGACTTGATTGTAAATGTATCGGTTTACATTCCAGAAAACCTCAATGCCAGCGAAAAGAAGCATTTCGAGGATTTGAAAACTGCACCCAATATACAGCCTACACTCACAGCTAAACAGCGAATATTCAGTAAATTGCGTCATATGTTTGAGTGA
- the bla gene encoding class A beta-lactamase encodes MPKNKIILFCFLFSWIGLHPIAAISLEKQSTVGQKIRQAIQGKNATVGVAFSIDGQLFTFNDEHRYPLMSVFKLHVAIAALQKMENECIALDSLRFIESSQIHKDTYSPLRELYPERNFYLSYADLMRYAVSQSDNNACDILIDYLGGIDIVKDRIDKLGITNYNLTETEETMHSRISNCYNNWSTPSSTLQLLEKLYNEPILNETHTEFLKNILIETSTGKDKIKAGLPDNIVLGHKTGSSDRLDDGTKIGDNDTGVIYLPNGKLCFLAIFIKDSRESDQTNAQIIADIARIIYNSAVQK; translated from the coding sequence ATGCCCAAGAATAAAATAATTCTATTCTGTTTTCTGTTTTCATGGATAGGACTACACCCTATCGCTGCTATTAGCTTGGAAAAACAATCGACCGTCGGACAAAAGATTCGTCAGGCCATACAAGGGAAAAATGCAACGGTCGGCGTAGCATTCTCGATCGACGGACAATTATTTACGTTTAACGACGAACATCGGTATCCGCTAATGAGTGTTTTTAAACTCCATGTTGCCATAGCAGCTCTTCAAAAAATGGAAAACGAATGTATCGCTCTGGACTCTTTACGCTTCATCGAATCGTCTCAAATACACAAAGACACTTATAGCCCACTAAGAGAATTATACCCCGAAAGAAACTTTTATCTTTCTTACGCCGACCTCATGCGCTATGCCGTTTCTCAAAGCGACAACAACGCTTGCGACATTCTCATAGACTATCTCGGCGGTATCGATATCGTGAAAGACCGAATCGACAAATTAGGTATCACAAACTACAATCTCACCGAAACCGAAGAAACCATGCACTCTCGCATATCCAATTGCTATAACAATTGGAGCACACCTTCGTCTACACTTCAACTATTGGAAAAACTCTACAACGAACCGATACTGAATGAAACACATACCGAATTTCTAAAAAATATTTTGATAGAAACTTCTACCGGAAAAGATAAAATAAAAGCCGGATTGCCCGATAATATTGTCTTAGGACACAAAACAGGCAGCTCCGACCGTTTGGACGACGGAACAAAAATCGGCGACAACGATACCGGCGTAATCTATCTCCCGAACGGAAAATTATGCTTTCTCGCTATTTTCATCAAAGACTCTCGTGAGAGCGACCAAACCAATGCACAAATTATCGCCGATATCGCAAGAATCATTTACAATTCCGCGGTTCAAAAATAA
- a CDS encoding SusC/RagA family TonB-linked outer membrane protein, with product MKKNQKCKIGLLAFSLSFFVPFFANAIDQGAGKVTANVTQPSKRTIKGVVSDVSGEPLIGVSVLVKGTSIGASTNIDGVYSVEVPNNNAVLEFSYVGYQKATLSLANASSYDVVMHEETRVLQEVVVTAMGISRESKTLTYATQTIKNEEVTRIKDNNFINSLQGKSAGLTIVPNNSGAGGGASKIVLRGSTSILGTNQPLIVVDGVPMQDGMGTQATDNMILGGGRSGDDLLSTINPEDIDNMTILKGPNAAALYGSAANNGVIVITTKSGASGSVKVNVSSTTSIETIAMYPRTQQIYGISGGDQWSAWGPKIGTRSADEVASAPYLMNSARNAVKDFFNKGVTTTNGVTLSGGTENFRTYFSYNNTYQTGLIPNNKFTRNNVMFKESFSLFDKRININTSLNWIHQKTDNAPVVGKALSALYALYRTPADIDMRYFKHNYKHLGTVADNIVSDPEKGNPKLIGQPVQTWYWYDQYLNNPYWVANMYNDYLKRDRLLANITLDAKIWQNIKYQTRFNVDYVTQNNLNEEYAGMNRVGFDYVGGKYYNGDSRSSDIYNDHMLTWNDRFNDKIDVNVAVGTSFSRHYDRNTSITTAIDTCGVPNAFVPQNNKHSRPNNPNGSATSASDSWNNKDWSTALFATASVGLFDKVYLDGSYRLEWAQSFQQFTQGSGYKSFDYYSAGVNVLIDKFLPRRDWLNQLKWRGSWSVVGNPIPNTLFARQSYDFSNGTISTRPPLFDDPQPETTTSFETGLDVWMFENKFNFDLTYYNSTLRNQFLYVTTANGESKPVNTGKIRNYGLEFQASYRWNINKDWRWQTGFNIAWNDNRILETYKTESGAPYEVQMGPNAFKIKYVEGGRYGDIYVNSFARDENGHIKINDAGNYENAVPVMASGKYETKVGNMTSPVTLGWNNTFTWKNFTLYFLIDGRIGGKVMSLTEADLDLYGLSERSAQDRLNGERVMQNGKEYILKPLPDGSGNKVSVENYYTTIGALPMEDHVYNATSLRMRDISLSYDMPNLFGKNQGMTAQFSVKNAFFIYKDSPVDPDISVSAANGYSGIDCYSLPTTRSFALTLKFNF from the coding sequence ATGAAAAAAAATCAGAAGTGTAAAATTGGGCTTTTGGCGTTTTCTTTGTCTTTTTTTGTTCCGTTTTTTGCTAATGCAATAGATCAAGGGGCAGGAAAGGTTACTGCAAATGTAACCCAGCCAAGCAAGCGTACTATTAAAGGAGTGGTTTCCGATGTTTCGGGAGAACCACTAATCGGTGTGAGTGTATTAGTGAAGGGAACTTCGATAGGAGCTTCTACTAATATAGACGGTGTTTACTCGGTAGAGGTCCCGAATAATAATGCCGTGCTCGAATTCAGTTATGTCGGGTATCAAAAGGCGACTTTGTCGTTGGCGAATGCTTCCTCATACGATGTCGTTATGCATGAGGAGACACGGGTTTTACAAGAAGTCGTAGTAACGGCGATGGGTATATCGCGGGAATCCAAAACGCTTACCTATGCTACCCAGACTATTAAGAACGAGGAAGTGACCCGTATCAAGGATAATAACTTCATTAACTCGCTGCAAGGAAAGAGTGCTGGTCTTACTATCGTTCCCAATAATTCGGGAGCGGGCGGTGGAGCTTCTAAAATTGTGCTTCGCGGTTCCACTTCTATTCTCGGAACCAATCAGCCGTTGATCGTTGTCGACGGTGTACCTATGCAAGACGGTATGGGTACGCAGGCGACCGATAATATGATACTCGGCGGCGGACGTAGCGGCGATGACCTCTTGTCGACGATCAACCCCGAAGATATCGATAACATGACGATTTTGAAAGGCCCGAATGCCGCAGCTCTTTACGGTAGCGCAGCCAATAACGGTGTGATCGTTATCACGACCAAATCGGGTGCTTCGGGTTCTGTCAAGGTGAATGTGTCGAGCACCACGTCGATCGAGACGATAGCCATGTATCCTCGTACCCAACAGATTTATGGTATCAGTGGCGGAGACCAATGGTCGGCGTGGGGTCCTAAGATCGGTACTCGTTCGGCCGACGAGGTGGCTTCTGCCCCGTATCTGATGAATTCTGCACGCAATGCCGTAAAAGACTTTTTCAACAAAGGCGTGACTACGACCAACGGCGTTACGTTGAGTGGCGGTACGGAAAACTTCCGAACTTATTTTTCTTATAATAATACCTATCAAACGGGATTGATACCGAACAATAAGTTTACCCGTAATAACGTGATGTTCAAGGAATCTTTCTCGTTGTTCGACAAGCGTATCAATATCAACACGAGCCTTAACTGGATACATCAGAAGACCGATAACGCTCCTGTTGTGGGTAAGGCATTGAGCGCTCTCTATGCTTTGTACCGTACTCCGGCCGATATCGATATGCGTTATTTCAAGCATAACTATAAACACCTCGGTACGGTGGCCGACAATATCGTGAGCGATCCGGAGAAAGGTAATCCCAAATTGATTGGACAACCGGTTCAAACTTGGTACTGGTATGACCAATATCTAAACAACCCCTACTGGGTGGCCAACATGTATAACGATTATTTGAAGCGCGACCGTTTGTTGGCAAATATTACTTTGGATGCCAAGATTTGGCAAAATATTAAATATCAGACGCGTTTCAATGTCGATTATGTGACTCAGAATAATCTGAACGAGGAGTATGCCGGTATGAACCGGGTAGGCTTCGATTATGTAGGTGGTAAATATTACAATGGAGATTCTCGCTCGAGCGACATTTATAATGACCACATGCTCACTTGGAACGACCGTTTCAATGATAAAATCGATGTGAATGTGGCTGTGGGAACCAGCTTTTCACGTCATTACGATCGTAACACGAGCATCACTACGGCGATAGATACTTGCGGTGTGCCCAATGCTTTCGTTCCTCAGAATAATAAACACAGCCGTCCCAACAACCCTAACGGAAGTGCTACATCGGCTTCGGACAGTTGGAATAACAAGGATTGGAGCACGGCACTCTTCGCTACGGCTTCGGTCGGATTATTCGATAAAGTTTACCTCGACGGTAGTTATCGTTTGGAGTGGGCACAGTCGTTCCAACAGTTCACGCAAGGGAGCGGATATAAATCGTTCGATTACTATTCGGCCGGTGTGAATGTGCTCATCGACAAGTTTTTGCCTCGCCGGGATTGGCTCAATCAGTTGAAATGGCGCGGTAGTTGGTCGGTGGTAGGTAACCCCATTCCCAACACCTTGTTCGCCCGTCAGAGCTACGATTTCTCCAACGGTACGATCAGTACTCGTCCTCCTTTGTTCGACGATCCTCAACCGGAGACGACCACTTCGTTCGAGACCGGTTTGGACGTTTGGATGTTCGAAAACAAATTCAACTTCGACCTTACTTATTACAATTCGACGTTACGTAACCAGTTCTTGTATGTCACCACTGCCAATGGCGAATCGAAGCCGGTCAACACAGGTAAGATACGCAACTATGGTTTGGAATTCCAAGCATCTTATCGCTGGAACATCAATAAGGATTGGAGATGGCAGACTGGATTCAATATCGCATGGAATGACAACCGTATCCTCGAAACTTACAAAACCGAGAGCGGCGCTCCCTACGAAGTGCAAATGGGTCCCAACGCTTTCAAGATTAAATACGTAGAAGGCGGACGCTATGGCGATATTTATGTCAACTCTTTCGCCCGCGATGAAAACGGCCATATCAAAATCAATGATGCCGGTAATTACGAGAATGCCGTTCCCGTGATGGCTTCCGGTAAATACGAGACCAAAGTGGGCAATATGACTTCGCCTGTCACTCTCGGTTGGAACAATACATTTACTTGGAAAAACTTCACGCTCTATTTCTTGATAGACGGCCGTATCGGCGGTAAGGTGATGTCATTGACCGAGGCTGATCTCGACCTGTACGGCCTTTCCGAACGTTCTGCACAAGACCGCTTGAACGGAGAACGGGTTATGCAAAACGGAAAGGAATATATTCTCAAACCTCTACCTGACGGATCGGGGAACAAAGTTTCGGTCGAGAACTACTATACGACCATCGGTGCTCTTCCCATGGAAGACCATGTATATAATGCCACCAGCTTGCGCATGCGTGACATCTCGTTGAGCTACGACATGCCCAATTTGTTCGGTAAGAATCAAGGTATGACCGCTCAGTTCTCGGTGAAGAATGCGTTCTTTATCTATAAAGATTCTCCCGTGGATCCCGACATCTCGGTATCGGCCGCCAACGGTTACTCCGGTATCGACTGTTATTCTTTGCCTACGACGCGTAGTTTTGCGTTAACATTGAAATTCAATTTCTAA
- a CDS encoding SusD/RagB family nutrient-binding outer membrane lipoprotein codes for MRKTIYSIGFLVIESVFSVGLFTSCGDQFQEEYPWLIGKQEEMDNNNEEGAGATDITVLEKELKGAIPFMINYSHEPNGSWAPHKYQYYRANSIDNYAGYWTTTKSTFAFGGPLPTLYTFPNDYLGGPMDNQIFTQSYNAIHHATELGKPEWRAVALIIQAYQGHEIVDFYGAAPFSDWRNLKRTPPLTYEKGEDIYNLIFDDLDEAIRILKERQPSREEFAKIEDLTIKTLSNGDWRMWVKFANCIKMRMAMNMVKINPGTAQSKFEQAVTDEIGVLTDTDAKDIAYYQEQNACALWRIGNEWHDIRLGASFENILKRYNHPLLTRWFDTNAYPIKEKSTGIQAPIDVYGVRTGISMRNSNTTGKDKGGYGPFSTLSGEFKYMHQSFFKRTESIFLLAEAALRGWNALGRDAQSWYEAGIRLCFQENGITDGTVIDEYLAQTAAKDIDYVDPYNNENNIAGRVKVGVKWDASDSKEVMLEKIITQKYIANFPMSAEAWTTFRRTGYPRIFPVDVNNMKDQGVDTELQLRRIPIEETANNTLEIASLVQALGQPNTGASRVFWDKQTETRGEQSPDNEFTLVIPVNF; via the coding sequence ATGAGAAAAACAATATATTCGATCGGATTCCTCGTTATCGAATCCGTGTTTTCAGTAGGTTTGTTCACTTCTTGCGGCGACCAGTTTCAGGAGGAGTATCCGTGGTTGATCGGTAAGCAGGAGGAGATGGACAACAATAACGAAGAGGGGGCGGGAGCTACCGATATTACTGTTCTCGAGAAGGAGCTGAAAGGAGCTATTCCGTTCATGATCAACTATTCGCACGAACCTAACGGATCGTGGGCGCCTCACAAATATCAATATTACAGGGCGAACAGTATTGACAACTATGCAGGATACTGGACGACTACCAAGAGTACTTTTGCTTTCGGTGGTCCGTTGCCTACGCTTTATACTTTCCCCAACGATTATTTGGGGGGCCCTATGGATAACCAGATTTTCACACAGTCTTACAATGCCATTCACCACGCTACCGAATTGGGTAAACCCGAATGGCGTGCTGTGGCGTTGATTATCCAAGCCTATCAAGGCCACGAAATCGTCGACTTCTATGGCGCGGCTCCTTTTAGCGACTGGCGTAATTTGAAACGTACTCCGCCGTTGACCTATGAAAAGGGCGAGGACATTTACAATTTGATTTTCGACGATCTCGACGAGGCTATACGCATATTGAAAGAGCGTCAGCCGTCCCGCGAGGAGTTCGCCAAGATCGAGGATTTGACTATCAAGACGCTCTCTAATGGAGATTGGCGCATGTGGGTGAAGTTTGCCAACTGTATTAAAATGCGTATGGCCATGAACATGGTGAAAATCAATCCGGGTACGGCTCAGTCCAAATTTGAACAAGCTGTCACCGACGAAATCGGTGTCCTCACCGACACCGATGCGAAGGATATAGCCTATTATCAGGAGCAAAACGCTTGTGCTTTGTGGCGTATCGGTAACGAGTGGCACGATATTCGTTTGGGCGCTTCGTTTGAAAATATTCTCAAACGTTACAATCACCCGCTGCTTACCCGCTGGTTCGATACCAATGCATATCCTATTAAAGAGAAGTCTACGGGTATACAGGCTCCCATCGATGTTTACGGAGTGCGTACGGGTATCAGCATGCGTAACAGCAATACCACAGGCAAGGACAAAGGCGGTTATGGCCCATTCTCGACTTTATCGGGCGAATTCAAATATATGCATCAATCTTTCTTCAAACGCACCGAGAGTATCTTCTTGTTGGCCGAGGCTGCTTTGAGAGGCTGGAATGCGCTTGGCCGTGACGCTCAGAGTTGGTATGAGGCCGGTATCCGTCTTTGTTTCCAAGAGAATGGGATCACCGACGGAACCGTCATCGACGAATATCTTGCCCAGACTGCGGCGAAAGATATCGATTATGTCGATCCGTATAACAACGAGAACAACATAGCCGGTCGTGTGAAAGTGGGTGTGAAATGGGATGCGAGCGACTCGAAGGAGGTGATGCTGGAAAAAATCATCACTCAGAAATATATCGCCAACTTCCCCATGAGCGCCGAGGCATGGACCACGTTCCGCCGCACGGGATATCCCCGTATCTTCCCGGTCGATGTGAACAACATGAAAGACCAAGGCGTCGACACCGAGTTGCAATTACGTCGTATTCCCATCGAGGAGACAGCCAACAATACGTTGGAGATCGCTTCACTCGTACAGGCTCTCGGGCAACCCAACACCGGCGCTTCGCGTGTTTTCTGGGATAAACAGACCGAAACCCGAGGCGAGCAAAGCCCCGATAACGAATTTACATTGGTAATTCCGGTAAACTTTTAA
- a CDS encoding LamG-like jellyroll fold domain-containing protein, with the protein MKKNLFLLSGILVLSFSSQAQELKEDYMTWPESSKLGQYVSSWVLGEDLFEDENFYVSRVKPKERFRNAATQIDETLTEANDRKLVFWVPVGNASNGNTNARPNGKFDSEAFSTWSYVTHYGDWTAPHGWVPGGFADVAHKNGVGVSGVASVPWGGISSEWSSGFSTLVGIEAEKVAKFLHYHGVDGLGYNSEFSTGSSFILSGLRALHETVHKYLTEKGNPVVENFWYDGTNDNGQITFDSGLGNHNNDTFGDGEHIRTSLFLNYNWHGVLGGLTQSTVDTYAPGRSSLDLYAGFNMQGGDPSTWRTLKDYNLSIGLWGAHDYNMLWADRANNGSTDVAKQTYYQHLIEQFFTNGNRNPIDKIEVYNRGNHHPDDKWFGMSAFMTARSSLKWDLSEEPFISYFNLGNGRFLNWMGERQNDNEWYNIGVQDYLPTWRWWFASDFMGKTADKVVENGLEAKFTYDDAYVGGSCLRLFGSVDNEYLHLFKTEFALSAADVITVRYKLVGGQADVNLALSAKGDEQTILRESGFKVLTVADEADDEVWVEKTFKVSGSLAMLAGKEIAMVALHFENAENLDLYLGEFSITRGAMPTPAAPEIKIAKVLASHYKGVDGKVIFNMDNDKLPGEPVYNLDVNASMFKLYAQQKGGEPQFMGITTSWAGMYFSVPTDLQGEQEIRFGVAAVSVDMKSDSEIAWSDYMSMGEYTVTDDIQINKTTIKPGESFEISYVDPRHAAADWKLLNSTGEVVKEASNTTVFTVSEGIEEIGGYDLQVICDGETTTYGYYVQITSEAVGALPEIQSLTIGGEAVAEDEVKIDVDEALTLGYTGRKANGASSRGIEINEGWVGGRMSDLSIGDGQTFSVSAWVRFTSIPEGSCFFSVENRASSAWPVNNWGWMWSDLSSTGKLNSYTFRTATYNGAPELKYTFPNAVVTPNAWNHVVLTFEYNDQSQFRSKFYLNGVLQESTWVLDGALGTTETWANVNYSITTSDWFCFAGGRGSEPVFNNGIIDDLLVWNGAMTPEQVQNVKNGLDANSLPQEVMAYWDFETDADEDHYFAAKGSVAGAKACSFKTEALGSEGAGRQVAQNPLYISGCPFVPGSTFKVETRPTWTAKRGVLSESTGTDLEGSTKLTYSKPGDYTVTLTLENTLGADTKSYPVFKVGDVDGVEESMAGELRTYTVEGILFVEFAEDGDYQVGVYNASGMLVAQKDAAVVAGQNMSISLGAKGVYVVKVMKEGKVVRTVKVLNR; encoded by the coding sequence ATGAAAAAAAATCTATTTTTATTATCTGGAATTTTAGTTCTTTCATTTTCTTCGCAAGCACAAGAATTGAAAGAAGATTACATGACGTGGCCGGAGAGTTCGAAACTCGGTCAGTATGTTAGTAGTTGGGTTCTCGGCGAAGATTTGTTCGAGGACGAGAATTTTTATGTTTCCCGTGTGAAACCCAAAGAACGTTTTCGCAATGCGGCCACGCAGATCGACGAGACGCTCACCGAGGCCAACGACAGAAAACTCGTTTTCTGGGTTCCGGTAGGAAATGCCAGCAATGGTAACACCAATGCGCGTCCTAACGGTAAGTTCGATTCCGAGGCTTTCAGTACTTGGTCATACGTTACTCATTACGGAGACTGGACGGCTCCACACGGGTGGGTCCCCGGTGGATTCGCCGATGTCGCCCATAAAAATGGTGTAGGTGTTTCGGGTGTGGCTTCCGTTCCTTGGGGAGGTATAAGTTCAGAGTGGTCCTCTGGTTTTTCCACGTTGGTGGGCATAGAGGCAGAGAAAGTGGCTAAATTCCTCCATTATCATGGTGTGGACGGATTAGGCTATAACTCGGAGTTCAGTACAGGTTCTTCTTTTATTTTGTCGGGATTGCGTGCATTGCACGAGACAGTTCACAAATACCTTACGGAAAAAGGTAACCCGGTGGTCGAGAACTTCTGGTACGATGGAACCAACGATAATGGGCAGATTACTTTCGATAGTGGTCTCGGTAATCATAACAACGATACCTTCGGCGATGGCGAGCATATCCGCACCTCGCTTTTTCTCAATTACAATTGGCATGGAGTATTGGGAGGGTTGACCCAATCTACTGTAGATACCTATGCCCCCGGTCGCAGTTCGCTCGATCTTTATGCCGGCTTCAACATGCAGGGCGGTGATCCTTCTACGTGGAGAACTCTCAAAGACTATAATCTCTCTATCGGTCTGTGGGGCGCTCACGATTATAATATGTTGTGGGCCGACCGTGCTAATAACGGTAGTACAGATGTAGCCAAGCAAACATATTATCAACATCTGATCGAGCAGTTCTTTACCAACGGTAACCGCAATCCCATCGATAAAATCGAGGTTTACAATCGCGGTAACCATCACCCCGATGACAAGTGGTTCGGTATGTCGGCTTTCATGACGGCACGCAGTTCGCTCAAATGGGATCTTTCCGAGGAACCGTTTATTTCTTATTTCAATTTGGGTAACGGTCGTTTCTTGAACTGGATGGGCGAACGTCAGAACGATAACGAATGGTACAATATCGGTGTACAGGACTATTTGCCTACTTGGCGTTGGTGGTTTGCATCCGATTTCATGGGTAAAACGGCCGACAAGGTAGTGGAAAATGGCTTGGAGGCCAAGTTTACTTACGACGATGCCTATGTAGGCGGTTCGTGTCTGCGCCTCTTCGGTTCTGTGGACAATGAGTATTTGCATTTGTTCAAGACCGAGTTCGCTTTGTCCGCAGCCGATGTGATTACGGTTCGTTACAAATTGGTAGGCGGTCAGGCCGATGTTAATTTGGCACTTTCTGCCAAAGGCGACGAGCAAACGATTTTGCGCGAGAGCGGTTTCAAGGTATTGACTGTCGCCGATGAGGCCGACGATGAAGTGTGGGTGGAAAAGACGTTTAAAGTGAGTGGATCTTTGGCTATGTTGGCCGGTAAGGAAATCGCTATGGTTGCCCTCCATTTCGAAAATGCCGAGAACCTCGACTTATACCTCGGTGAATTTTCTATCACCCGCGGTGCTATGCCTACACCGGCGGCTCCCGAGATTAAGATTGCCAAAGTTCTTGCATCTCACTACAAAGGTGTAGATGGTAAGGTGATATTTAACATGGATAACGACAAATTGCCGGGCGAGCCGGTTTATAACCTCGACGTGAATGCTTCGATGTTCAAACTGTATGCTCAACAAAAAGGCGGTGAGCCTCAATTCATGGGTATCACTACTTCTTGGGCCGGTATGTATTTCTCTGTTCCTACCGATTTGCAGGGCGAACAGGAGATTCGTTTCGGTGTCGCAGCCGTTTCGGTCGATATGAAGTCCGATTCCGAGATCGCATGGAGCGATTATATGAGTATGGGTGAGTATACGGTTACCGACGATATACAGATAAATAAAACTACCATCAAGCCGGGCGAGAGCTTCGAAATTTCGTATGTCGATCCCCGTCACGCCGCTGCCGACTGGAAATTGCTCAACAGTACCGGTGAGGTCGTAAAAGAGGCAAGTAATACGACTGTATTTACCGTATCGGAAGGTATTGAAGAAATAGGCGGTTATGATCTGCAAGTCATTTGCGACGGCGAAACGACCACTTATGGTTACTATGTGCAGATTACCAGCGAAGCCGTGGGTGCGTTGCCCGAGATTCAATCGCTGACTATCGGCGGGGAAGCTGTGGCAGAAGATGAAGTGAAGATCGACGTGGACGAGGCGCTGACGTTGGGCTATACCGGAAGGAAAGCCAATGGAGCTTCTTCGCGCGGTATCGAGATCAATGAAGGCTGGGTAGGCGGAAGAATGTCCGATTTGTCTATCGGTGACGGTCAAACGTTCTCCGTGTCGGCTTGGGTTCGTTTCACTTCGATACCCGAAGGGTCTTGTTTCTTCAGTGTGGAAAATCGCGCATCGAGTGCATGGCCGGTGAATAACTGGGGCTGGATGTGGTCTGACTTGTCATCTACGGGTAAACTTAACAGTTATACCTTCCGGACCGCTACGTACAATGGCGCTCCCGAGTTGAAATATACGTTCCCCAACGCAGTCGTAACACCCAATGCATGGAATCACGTGGTATTGACATTCGAGTATAACGACCAGTCGCAATTCCGCTCCAAATTTTATCTGAACGGTGTGCTCCAAGAGTCAACGTGGGTTTTAGATGGAGCTTTGGGTACGACCGAAACATGGGCTAATGTGAATTATTCTATCACGACTTCAGATTGGTTCTGTTTTGCCGGAGGCCGTGGATCGGAACCTGTTTTCAATAATGGTATTATCGACGATCTGTTGGTTTGGAACGGAGCCATGACTCCCGAGCAAGTGCAAAACGTGAAGAACGGTCTGGATGCCAACAGCCTTCCCCAAGAAGTGATGGCTTACTGGGATTTCGAAACCGATGCCGATGAAGACCACTACTTTGCAGCCAAAGGTTCGGTTGCAGGGGCTAAAGCCTGTTCGTTCAAGACGGAAGCTCTTGGTAGTGAAGGCGCCGGTCGTCAAGTCGCTCAGAATCCTCTGTATATCTCAGGTTGTCCGTTTGTGCCGGGATCCACTTTCAAGGTAGAGACTCGTCCGACTTGGACAGCCAAACGCGGTGTCCTCAGCGAATCGACCGGTACCGACCTCGAAGGTTCCACGAAACTGACTTATAGCAAACCGGGCGATTATACGGTTACTTTGACTCTTGAAAATACGCTCGGGGCCGATACCAAGAGCTATCCTGTATTCAAAGTAGGCGATGTAGACGGTGTAGAAGAGAGCATGGCCGGTGAGTTGCGCACGTATACCGTAGAGGGTATTCTCTTTGTAGAATTTGCCGAGGACGGAGACTACCAAGTGGGCGTGTACAATGCCTCGGGAATGCTTGTCGCACAGAAAGATGCCGCTGTCGTAGCCGGTCAAAACATGAGCATCTCTCTCGGAGCCAAAGGCGTTTATGTGGTGAAGGTGATGAAAGAGGGCAAGGTGGTTCGTACGGTCAAAGTGTTGAATCGTTGA